A DNA window from Mobula birostris isolate sMobBir1 chromosome 3, sMobBir1.hap1, whole genome shotgun sequence contains the following coding sequences:
- the bambia gene encoding BMP and activin membrane-bound inhibitor (Xenopus laevis) homolog a, translating to MDRHPNLLTLWLQLELCAMAILLSKGEIRCYCDAPNCVATGYMCKSELLACFSRLLDPQNTNSPLTHGCLDTISTTVNICHAKGSQNHTGVWPMLECCYDDMCNYRGLQDVLSHPRSEISDQGSRYHHDSSSKNLITRVQELNSSKELWFRAAVIAVPIAGGLILVLLIMLALRMLRSEKQLHDQRRHMLSRLHYSFHGHHSKKGQMAKLDLECVVPVTGHENCCMTCDKVRHSDLSNDRLLSLVHWGMYSGHGKLEFV from the exons ATGGATCGCCATCCGAATCTCCTCACACTTTGGCTACAGCTGGAACTGTGCGCGATGGCGATCCTCTTGTCCAAAG GTGAAATTCGATGTTACTGTGATGCCCCTAATTGTGTGGCAACGGGTTATATGTGCAAGTCGGAACTGTTGGCCTGTTTTTCAAGATTACTGGATCCCCAGAATACAAACTCTCCTTTAACTCATGGGTGCCTGGACACTATTTCAACTACAGTTAACATATGCCACGCTAAAGGATCACAAAACCACACGGGGGTCTGGCCCATGTTGGAGTGCTGTTATGATGACATGTGCAATTATAGGGGGCTCCAAGATGTTCTTTCCCATCCTCGGAGTGAAATCTCTG ATCAGGGAAGTCGATACCATCATGACTCCAGCAGCAAGAACCTCATCACGAGGGTTCAGGAACTCAACTCCTCCAAGGAGCTCTGGTTCAGGGCCGCGGTCATTGCGGTGCCCATAGCTGGCGGCCTCATCCTGGTGCTCCTGATCATGTTGGCCCTGCGAATGCTCCGCAGCGAGAAGCAGCTTCACGACCAGCGGCGGCACATGCTGTCCCGTTTGCATTATAGCTTCCACGGGCACCATTCCAAAAAGGGGCAGATGGCCAAGTTGGACTTGGAGTGTGTGGTGCCTGTGACTGGCCACGAGAACTGCTGCATGACCTGTGATAAGGTCAGGCACTCTGACCTCAGTAATGACCGGCTTCTCTCCCTGGTTCACTGGGGGATGTACAGTGGGCACGGAAAGCTGGAGTTTGTTTGA